Sequence from the Kineosporia succinea genome:
TGCTGATTACGCCCCACGTGCTCCAGACTCACGATGCCCTCCCCGGGCCGCGACGCCGACTCCCGTTTCGACAGGACCACGGTGGACGCGTAGAGCGTGTCCCCGATGAACAGCGGCTGGGGAAAGGCGATCTCGCTGAACCCCAGGTTGGCCACCAGGGTACCCTCGGTCAGCTGCGCCACCGACAGCCCCACGATCGTCGCCAGCGTGAACATCGAGTTGACCAGCCGCTGCCCGAACGGCTCCTGCGTCGCCGCGAAGGCCGCGTCCAGGTGCAGCGACTGC
This genomic interval carries:
- a CDS encoding MaoC family dehydratase; amino-acid sequence: MPWATGAGNVSRLWGCAVVREVEQRGLYFEEFEVGTRYRHRPGRTVTEADNVLFTTLTMNTQSLHLDAAFAATQEPFGQRLVNSMFTLATIVGLSVAQLTEGTLVANLGFSEIAFPQPLFIGDTLYASTVVLSKRESASRPGEGIVSLEHVGRNQHDVVVARATRATLVRRQP